Genomic segment of Drosophila gunungcola strain Sukarami chromosome 2L unlocalized genomic scaffold, Dgunungcola_SK_2 000052F, whole genome shotgun sequence:
TCATGATCTTGCGCTCCTTGAGCTCCTCGGGCGACAAAGCATCTTCGTTGACGTCCACCAGAAGTTTATCGAAATATTGCGCATCCTCTGGCTTCATAAACGGCAGATTCTGCCCCTTTGGTTGATTATCCATAAATTTAGCATTTTTATCCTCCACTTGAATGAAGAATCCGGCTGGTGTGCCAGCAATTGGCGTGGGTGTGGCCATCAGCTTCCTGCCGGGAGTGCGAAGTGGCACATAGCCCGCCGGTGGGGGTAGAATCTTGTAGCCAGGCGGAAAGATCTGGTCCAGCTCGTCGTCGGTGTAGGGCCTGTTCCTCTCGTCGATCTCCTTTTCCCAGCGATAGGCCTGCAGCTGCTCGGGCGTCATGGCCGCCAGGGCTCCTGCCGATGGGGTGGCCATGGCCATTGCCTTGACTCCAATGGGTGTACTGCCTCCAGGCGTCAGCATTGGCGTAGCATGTCCCGGAGTTGCATGTGGCGTCATGCTGGGCGTCATATTCGGGGTCATGGCATTCGCGTTTGTGGGCGTTATAGCCGGCGTAGCATTCGATGGGGTCTCATCCCAGCGAGAGCGTCGCTTGGAGGCTCCCGGCGTAGACTCAATGGAGATGCTCTCCCCACCAGCTCCGGATCCTGTGCGATCTGGCTTCGGGGTCTCGGCCCATCCGCTGTGTCCGGGAGTCTCGCGCTCCGTCTTTGGCGTCTCATCCCAGCGATTCCTCCGCGCGGACTTCTCGTGTCCGGGCGTCTCATGACCCGGCGTCATGGCGTGAGCCGGTGTGGCGTCCCAGATGCGGGTGCCCAGGCCTGGAGTCGCTCCCGGCGTCTCGCTGCCCTTGTGTCCCGGAGTCTCATCCCAACGATGGTCCCCGGGAGTTTTCTGCGGAAGAACATTTATGATTAGTTATGCATTAAGAGTATAAAATGTgaattttccaaaattgtGAAATTGGTTAAGTTGCATAGTTATACCATTAATACTATATCTACTCACATCTTCCCAAGTAGGCGTGGCGGCGCTGCTGGGCGTGGCCACCTTGGCCGGAATAAAGCTGTCGCTGACCGTCTGATCCCATCTGCCCCGCTTCCTGCCGCCGTCCTTGGGAGCAGCCGACTCCCCATTGGCAGACGACGACGatgcggaggaggaggcggacTTAACCAGAGTGCCCTCTTTGGTTTTCTCCAGGATGCGGCGCCGCAGCTCAGTTTCCTCGCCCTTAAGCATCTGCTCCCGCATAATATCCGTGTAGGTGCGAGAGCCCACATCCGGCGTCTTGCCGCCCTCGGCAAAGGGATCCGCTCGATCCGGTGAGATGATGATGCGACGACGCTTCTGCCGGTACTCATCCTCACGATCCGCAATCGTGGGACGCCGGCGATCCGCCATGGGATCCACATCCTCCTTTCCGTGGGTCACGTCCTTCAGCACGGAAGTGGGCGCCGTGTAGGTGGTGTGTTTCTGGGGCACCGGGAAGCCGtcgtcctcctcgtcctcgtctGCCTCCTCGGCATCGTTGGCCGCAATGGAGGTGTTGTAGCCCTCGTAGCGCCCCTGCTTCCCCTTGGCCTTCGCCTCATCGTCGTACAGGTCGCTGTCGAAGAAGCCACCGCTGCCCAGCAATCCCACGCCAGCTGCCGCAGCAGTGGCCTTGGCCAGCTCCGTCTTCTTCTCCTGGATCACGCTGATCTGTGCCTCGATGTCTGtgggaaaagtttttattgaagtaaattgattttcatATAAGACCACCAGCCAGGAAAACCGGTGGTTTCAAAATGGCATGTGCAGGTGTTTCCGGTGGGTAAACTTGGTGCTCCTATGTACCAGGAGACGGTGGTTAGCCATGGCACTAAATTATTTGGCTTACCTTCATGTGTTCGCGgaatattttccatttttaaagaattttatcaAGACGCGTACATGAAAAATCTTTGGATCTTAGAGATGGACTTTTTGCGATAGATCGACAGTGACAATATTGCTAGCTATTATCGAAATGGCTAAATGAATGTgaccaataaaaaaagagaTTTAATACCTATCAAAAAAAGCTTATGTATATAACAGATAGAGATACTAACCCAGTTCTGATTCCAAGATATgttaacatatatttatgggaaaataaaaataagcaatGCTAAGTAAAGATATTATATAAACCTTTGTAGTTAAtcgttttatttaacttaaatgctttttatacaaaaaatatgggACAAAAGATTCGGATTCAAATTTGAGTATTAGCATCGAAAATTAATCGATAGTTTTGCGCCAGGCCAGCCGTGCGATTTCCAGTGATTGTCTCACCACTAACAGAGAACTCGCGGCacgtgtttatttttgttttgtccaCTTATTGAGCTGCTGCGAATGatgttggccaaaaaacagaaaatgcaGGTGGAAGCGGACTCTGAGCAGCAGGCCACGCCCCACACGATACAGGCGCGCCTCATTTCGGACACGGGCGAGGAGGCGGGGCCGCCCATCGACCTGCCGGCAGGGATTACCACCCAGCAACTGGGCTTGATTTGCAATGCACTGCTGAAAAACGAGGAGGCCACACCGTATCTGTTCTTCGTGGGCGAGGACGAGATCAAGAAGAGCTTGGAGGACACACTGGACTTGGCTTCCGTGGACACGGAGAACGTGATCGACATTGTGTACCAGCCGCAGGCGGTTTTCAAAGTGCGTCCGGTCACGAGATGCACGAGTTCCATGCCAGGACACGCGGAGGCAGTGGTTTCCCTCAATTTCAGCCCGGATGGAGCACATCTGGCCAGCGGAAGTGGCGACACCACAGTGCGACTGTGGGATCTGAACACGGAGACGCCCCACTTCACCTGCACGGGTCACAAGCAGTGGGTTTTATGCGTCGCCTGGGCTCCAGATGGCAAACGCCTGGCCAGCGGCTGCAAAGCTGGCTCCATAATCATCTGGGACCCGGAGACGGGCCAGCAGAAGGGTCGCCCCCTTAGTGGACACAAAAAGCACATCAACTGCCTCGCCTGGGAGCCGTATCACCGAGATCCCGAGTGCCGGAAACTTGCTTCCGCCAGCGGAGATGGGGACTGCCGGATCTGGGATGTGAAACTGGGCCAGTGCCTGATGAACATTGCAGGACACACGAATGCCGTCACTGCCGTACGCTGGGGAGGAGCAGGTCTTATTTACACATCATCCAAGGACCGCACTGTGAAGATGTGGCGCTCTGCTGATGGTATCCTATGTCGCACATTctctggccacgcccactgggTTAACAACATTGCCCTCAGCACGGACTACGTTCTGCGTACGGGTCCATTCCATCCGGTCAAGGATCGCTCCAAGAGCCACCTCAGCCTGAGTAGTAAGAATTCAttaattcttaattaaatattataaatccatcttaaaaatattttcatagcTGAAGAGCTGCAGGAGTCCGCCTTGAAGCGCTACCAAGCGGTCTGCCCGGATGAGGTGGAGTCCCTGGTTTCCTGCTCCGATGACAACACACTCTACCTGTGGCGCAACAACCAGAACAAGTGTGTGGAGCGCATGACAGGCCACCAAATGTGGTCAACGATGTGAGATATTCACCGGATGTTAAGCTGATAGCCTCGGCTTCCTTTGACAAATCGGTGCGTCTGTGGCGGGCAGCAGATGGTCAGTACATGGCCACCTTCCGGGGTCATGTGCAGGCTGTATACACGTTGGCCTGGTCGGCGGACTCCCGCTTGATCGTTTCCGGCAGCAAGGACTCCACGCTGAAGGGTAAGTAATGTATCCAAACTGTGCCGACTCTTTTTAACCCATTAcaaatcattttcatttagtttGGAGTGTACAAACCAAGAAGCTGGCGCAGGAGTTGCCTGGACATGCGGATGAGGTGTTTGGAGTCGACTGGGCGCCCGATGGTTCTCGCGTTGCCTCTGGAGGCAAGGACAAAGTCATAAAGCTGTAAGTCATATAAActagacatatttttttaacaatattaatcGGTTTAATTGCATCTCTCAGATGGGCCTACTAGATACATTTTCATCTTGTACACTTAAGAAAATACTAAGGAACTTAGGAATAAAGCAATGGTCCTGAGTAAACGCCTTCGTGTTCTCTTCGTCTAAATGCTTTGCTGTTGTAAGATCTTCACAGTTTGCTTGTAGCGAGTCTCAAAGGTTTCCGCACTGGAAAAGTAGGCGTTCGGAACCGCTGACTCGGATTGCAGGGCCTTCTCGGCGGCCACAAAACCAGCGGCCACGCACTCATCGAGGATGCGCCCGCGCAGCAGGGCAGTGATGAATCCCGCACAGAAACTATCGCCCGCCCCCGACACATTGACAATGTTGTGCACCATGGGAGCGGCATAGAAGCGAGTGCAGTGCGGCGGTGTGGCTTTGCTCACGTCCAGGAGCAGCCTGGCATCGTTGTCGGCATCCTGGCGATAGCTTAGCAGCACCCCGTGGTCCCCCAACGTGGCTATGATGCAGTTAAAGTGGCAGTCGATTTTCTTAATCATGGCTTTCGCCTGCTGCAGCAGTTCCGCTTGAGGCAGCTTGGTGTCTGTGTCTGGATTCCAATTGACCTGCTGCCCGGTGATGGCCTCGGTGATGGTCTTCAACTCCTGGAGATTCGGTTTTATCAGGCGTATGTTCTTGGTCAACTCGGGCAGCAGTTTGAATGGCTTGCCGGCGATGAACATATCCGTGGGCTCGAAGAAGACGGGAATCTTGTTCATCTGCGCCTGCTGCAGTATGCTGGCCATGGCCTGCTCCGAGATGTTGCTGTCCATGATGATGAGCGGTGCTTCCCGGAAGAGTTGATGGTGCGCCTGAAGCGTTTCCGGCGTAATGCTCTGGTGGATTTCCATGCTGCCCAGGATAAGCTTGCAATCGCCAAATTTATCGAAGATCACCGAGCACAATGAGGTGTTATGGCTATCGGCTAGGATGAGACCACGCTGCAGTGCCTTTGGCATCATCTGGAGCAGTGTTTGGCCCATCTGATCGTTGCCCACGGCGGATATGAGGTTCACATCCCCGTACAGTTTGTAAATGCCCTCCGCAATGTTGCGACCCACTCCGCCAGCTGCCTGTGTGGCCACCGCCGAGTAGGTGGCTCCATCCAGCTTCATGTCGCGATTGTGGTCATCCACTCTGAAGGAGAGATCCAAAATGGAGGCTCCCACAACCAGTGGTTTGCGTTCGAAGCTTTTCTGAGCTGGATTCTCCTGATTTGTGGACACCTCGCAAAGCGAGGCAGCAATTTGAGCAGCCACTTTGGCATTGTTCTTGATCAAAGCTATGTTGGACTTTAGGCTCTTTCCCTCGGTGATTTTGGCTATGGCGGCCAGCAGGAAAGGAGTCACATCCTTGCCAGAAATGCCCTGTTCCTTGGCCTGCGAAGATGCCTCTTTGATGGCCTCCtcaattttcgatttttcggCAGCAAACTCCTCGGGAATAGGCACTCCAATCAGCAGTCCCGACTCCATTTTCAGTTCTCCCCAGGATCGCAACAGCTCCGCCGCCTCCTTGGCACTACTTAGGTTATAGGGCACCTTGCAACCGCTATCACGTGTGTAGAAATCGGGAAACACGCCTCCGGGACTCTCGAAACTGGCCACACAAACGCCCTGCGTCTCCAGGTACTCCAGCGTGCGGGGAATGTCCAGGATGGATTTGACGCCGCTGCAGACGACGGCCACCGGAGTGCGACCCAGTTCGGTGAGATCGGCGGAAACGTCCAGCGACTCCTGTCCCTCGCGATGTACCCCGCCAATTCCGCCGGTGGCAAACACTCGGATTCCAACTCGGTGGGCAATGAGCATGGTGGCGGCCACAGTGGTGCCCCCACTCTGTCGGCGGGACACCACAAACGGCAGATCTCTGCGGGAGCACTTGATCACCTGCTCCCGGGGCTTCTTGGCCAGCGTGGTGAGCTCCTCGCGCGTCAGGCCCACCTTGATCCGGCCGTCCAGTATTCCAATGGTGGCGGGTATGGCTCCATTAAGACGCACTTGCTCCTCCACCGCCAGCGCAGTGAGGACATTCTCCGGCATCGGCATTCCGTGCGTTATGATCGTGGATTCCAGGGCCACCACTGGCTTTTGGTGCTGCAGCGCCTGCCGAATCTCCGGATGGAGCACAATGTGCAGGCTCCGGCGCACCGCCAGGCGGTTGGCGGAAAACGGAAACAGGAAACATCTCCGGAGCAACatcgaaatcaaaatcaaaacaaatcaaatcaaacgcACGCCTGCTGATCTGCAGGTGCTGGGAAAAGTGTGACCGTTTTAGGGGGATAGATTTTATTCCAATAATTGGGATATTCCATGAATGCTTGAATTGCTGAATTTCCAACAGCGATTTAACGGTTTTTCAAACTGTAAGTTTCCACACGATTTCTCGGGGTAACGGGTTTTCGTCTTATCAGACTATTCTATTCTATCCAATTAGTGAATTTCTGGAACGGTTGAATTTCTGAACGTTTTTGAATGGCATTTAACCAATTCGGCTGAAAGAGATTTCATTACACTTTCTCTAAAACATTTCTACAGTAAGAACCTTAGGAGCTGATGGTGATATGAAGATACctcatatatatgtatgtatgtatacttAGTAACTTTTTTCTCTTACACAAAATACATAACAAATCATTCCGCCAAGGAAGGTGGTATCAAACATCCCACATAGCAAGTGATTCTGAGAAACTATGGtaccatttaaaaatatttgtatattgctggacaaaatgaaacaaaaatcattTCGCAATTACTTTCAAACATccatttaaaaagcaaaaatctGTTTCAACAATTGTAAATttctaataatattatatatacaaaaaataatatatattatatatatatttgttagaCAATAGACACtacaaacaataacaacatcCAAGAGAATTCTTAACAAACATCCCTCACTTAATTGAATCTGAGAGcgaaacattttcatatatattaattCGAAAATCGaatcatatatattatatgatttaagagatatatatatcttattcaatcaaattgaaaaagcaaaagagaatattctattatttaaaaacatttgtatatTGTTATAATTCTTATCAAAAAGCCCACATTGCAAGTGAGAAAAAAAGGCGAGAAAAGTGCGCGGTCTATTTTCGGAACTCCCATCTTATTCCTACGCCCCGTCATGAGTACCATTCCGAATCCCATCCATCCAGATCCACATGCACATCCATCCCATATCCCATCCCATATCCCATCCCATATCCCATCCCATATCCCATCCCATCCGAACCGAGAGGCGTCTGCGGTTCAACAGCCGCTTGGGCAGCCTCATGCCGAGAATCCGCacaaactgaactgaactgaggCAATGGCAAACCGAAAGCATCGGTGTAGGAAATGTGGAGCTATTTTTAAGCACTGGGGCgacatttttcttgttttctccCCGATTTCGTTTGcgaaaacacataaaaatgtgcaaaaaaacAATGAGCAGGCCGTAGATATTAATAAAAGCAGCGCTGCTCGGCTGCGTTGGATTCGTATGGTTCCACTGGCGAATGGTGGGCCTGTCCACTGCATTCGTGAATTCGCCCGTGGAGTTGCACATCGTGTCGCTAGAAGCTGGTCATTGAGTAAGGTGAGTTACTCTTTCAATTTTATGTAATATATACCAGAGATTAATGCCCATTTTTTCTGCTGACCAACAAAACAAGACAAAAGTATGAATGTGGAGAAGCTGAAGCGCTTGCAGGCGCAGGTGAGGATCGGGGGAAAGGGCACTCCGCGCCGCAAGAAGAAGGTCATGCACCAGACGGCGGCCACCGACGACAAGAAGTTGCAGAGCTCGCTCAAGAAGCTATCGGTGAGCACGATTCCGGGCATCGAGGAGGTCAACATCATCAAGGACGACCTGACCGTGATTCACTTCAACAATCCCAAGGCGCAGGCCTCGCTTTCGGCCAATACCTTCGCGGTCACGGGTCACGGGGAAACCCGGAAAGTGGTCGAAATGCTGCCGGATATCCTACCCCAGTTGGGTCAGGAAACGGTCGTCCAACTGCGTATGTTTGCCAACGCCATGAACAATCAGAAGGGAGGTCCCTCCAACGGAGAGGAACCCATTGCCGTCGAGGAGGATGATGATGTGCCCCTGCTCGTCGGAGATTTCGATGAGGTGGCCAAGGTGGAGGCCACCAAACAGCCGGAGCAGGCACCAAAAGCTCCTGCGGAGAATAAACCCAAGGATAGGCAACAGAAGCAGCCCCAGAAATCCAACGAGAAACCCAAAGAGAAACAGGACAACAAGAAGGGTCAGGGCAAGGATAACAAGAAGAACGATCAGCAGGGCAACAGCAAAGACAAGCAGGATAAGAACAAAGATCAGGTCAAAGGTCAGCCAGCTCCTCAAGCCAACAAGGCTGAGGCACAAACTGCGGAGGCTCCCAAACAGGATCTACCAAAGCCGAAGCCAGAGCAGTCCAAACCCATTGAACAGAAGGTGGAGCAACCCAAACCCACTAAAAACCAGCAGAAAACTGAAACTAAACCTACTGAGCAGAAAGTAGAGCCACCCAAGGCGACAGAGAAACCCTCTGAAAAAGCCAAGCAGACTGATCAACCCAAGGCCAATGAACCAAAGGTGGATACCCAACCCAAAGTCACCGAACAGAAGATGGAGCAACCAAAACAGGTGGAGCAAAGGATTGAAGTTAAGCCTGCAGAGCAAAAACAGGAAACACCCAAGGCTACTCCACCGGAGACTCCTCCGAAGGCGCCAACTCCTGTTCAGAAGGCTCCATCTCCTGCTGTTCAGACTCCCACAAAGGCTCCATCTCCGGCTGTCCAGACTCTTGCCGAGATTGTGGCTTCGGAGCCGCCCAAGCAGGCAACACCACCCGAGAAACCGGCTCCTAAAATTGAAGAGCAGCCTGCTCCAGCTAAAACTGAACCGCCAGTAACCACTGCTCAGCCACCCAAGACTGTTTCTCCTCCCAAGAACACTCAGGATAAGCCCAAAGAGGCAATTTCAGCGCAGAATGCAACAgagaaaccaaaacaaaagactccGCCACCTGCCAAACAGGCTACTTTGGCAGCAGAAGAACCAAAGAATGCTCCCGAGGCTCTAAAAGCTATAGAAACCCCGAAGATTGCTGACATAGCTGCCAAGACTCCAGCTGCAGAAGTGGCCAAATCTACAGCTTCCGAAGAAACTAAACCTCAAGCACCAGAAGTGGCAAAACCTACAACTCCAGAAGTAGCCAAGCCACTAGCTTCCCAAGAAGCCAAGCCACCAGCTGAAGAAGCAGCAAAACCTGAAGCTCCAGAAATAAAGGATTCTGAGGCACCAGCAAAACCCAAAGAtccagctgcagctgctcctggAAAGCCAGCGGAGGCGGGAAAGCCTGCTTCACCCAAGAAGGAGAGATCTCCGCCTAGCAAGCCAGTGACGCCCCCAGCTCCAGTGGCCTCCACAACCCCTGTGGCTGCACCCTCCCCAGTGGCTCCCTCCACTCCGCCAACGACTCCCACCTCCATGCCAGCCTCTGTGGCGGCTGTGACTCCGCCATCTCCTGCCGCCGTCACACCGCCATCGCCCGCTGCACTTACTCCGCCACAGAAGCAAAATGCCAAGAAGCAGGAGGCAGGTGGACAGAAGccaaagcaacagcagccagCCAACAAGCCGCAGCAGGCGCAGAAGCAACcaccaggagcaggagcaggagtcAAGCCCCAGCAGAAGCAGccgaatccaaatccaaatgcCAAACCAGCTGTGGCTCCAAAGCCAGCCCAGCCTGCAGGGAAACCCGCTACTCCAAAAGCACCCAATCAGGGCAACCAACCcaatcaacagcaacaacaacagggaAAAGCGGCAAACAAGGCTTCTCCGCCCAAGCAAACTGGAGCAACTGGAGGGCAGCAGAAGCCAGCGGCGAACTCCCCCAAGACCACGCCCTCTCCAAAGGCGGCTGGCTCCCCGAAAGCCACCTCGCCCAAGGCCGGGACTCCTCCCAATCCCGCATCCGCTCCTGCAGGCCCTAATTGATCCCGCCTCTAACATGCCCTTCAATTTGATCCCTTGCATTTCAAACCTACCGCGCATTTTCACACTCAGTTTTCGATTTCAAATAATATCTATTTACCCCAGGTACTAAACGTTTTGGATAAATTGtgcttattatatttttgaataaatttataaattttcaaaatatgctAGCAACTTCATTGATATGTGCGCCTTCCATTTGAAGCAAATGTgactaattttttattaacttgatTATTTAACTTGATCTTTATATCATCTTCATATAACCTCATGGGAACATTCCTCAGTGACTTAATAGTGTGGAGGATGTCTTCCTCATAAAATAtgccaaaatatttgaattttcttaacaaaatttgaaagttgGTCCTAATTCTAAAATCCTTTCacatcaattttaaaaaaccagtttttaatttacatttttatttcggcaccttttgaattttgtagAGAATTGTTTACGATTTGAGACAAGCGTGACTTATTTTCCTATTAACTTGGttatcaacaaatttaattcttttattttagtcGATTTAATCGACCATCATTAAGTAACAGCATTATCATATATCACTTCAGATGAAAATtagtaagaaataaaaataattccaGCATGTCTTCCTcggaaaatatgcaaaaatcttCAAATTTCTATAGATACAATTAATATcaacttaattatttatgaacaGAATGTACTCTGGCGTTAGAGATGAATTTCTGTTTATCTGATTGTCTAATTCCacaagaaattgaaaaaacaaaaacaattcttGGCTTGTTTACAACgtattttgaatttcccgctTACTTTGATATATGATTTATCGATATCGTACCCAACTAGGCCAGCCCTAGTTCGATAACATCTAAGGGCTTTACAtatcttataaaataattggatTTAAGTGCTTTTCGGGGGCTAATTGGCCTTGGCGTGACTGCCGGAGggcttctcctcctcctccagggCCTGCTTCTTTTCCGGATTCAGCTTCCAGACGGCATAGTTCAGAGCAGTGGCGAATCCCAGCCAGGCGAGATAGGGTACAAAGAGCAGTCCGGCGACTTTGTTCACCCGGTAAAACAGAACTCCACACAAACCGGCGGTGGCCGTCAGTGCGACTATGTCAATAAGCCCCTGATGGAGGAAATGGATTAGATGTGATTAGATATGACAATGCTAATGCTAGTGATCCGTGGTGATATCACCAGTATCCAAAGCAGTACTCACGCCCTTGATGTTGTGCTGCCCGAAGAAGATGGGCGACCACGCCCAGTTAAGGGCTAGTTGGGTACCATAGGCGATTAGAGGCAGCCTGGCCGCCTCTCCTCCAAATCCTCCGCCATCGCGCCACACCAAATACGATCCGTAGCCCATGCCGGCGTACAGGGAGGTCCACACCGGAGCAAACACCCAGTTGGGGGGCTTGAAGGACGGGAACTTGAGGTGGGCATACCAGTTCTGGATGTGCTGCCTGGTCAGCCACCCATTGTAGATCCCGCCCAGATTGGGCAGGACTACGGCTCCGGCGATGCGGAGCATGTTTTCAGCACACGGACGATCAGCCATTTTCGAAATTCACACTGCAAATGAGTCGCAATATCGGCGTACGTTCTGTTTTCTCTGTTTTGTTTGCCGGCGACGATGGTGATTTCATTCGAATGCGCTAGTGTTGCGTGTGCACGGGGCGAATGCGCGACGGCTGATTGTGTGGGTAAGCTCTAGAGATGACCATTCGGCTCTATTCAAGCTAAATTTTTGTAGAAGgacaaaatatacaaattaaaaaatatacggaaaccaaatatttaaatgttaatcaTGCAAACATATCTTAAACTTATAGAATtggtttaaaagaatttagAAAGTAATTTTGCATAAACATTTCTACAAAAGCACGCCtcaatacattaaatttagcttGGAATTCTTTTTctattatgtatttatataagaaaatttttcatggtaaaaaactaaattaatatacatttattgacaaatatttattgatgatgaagctattttaaatatagtttctAGCTTGCTTGTAAATTtcagtttgtttatttatttcagttacttatcaataaatttttgaatgaTTAATCAAT
This window contains:
- the LOC128253561 gene encoding LOW QUALITY PROTEIN: protein Notchless (The sequence of the model RefSeq protein was modified relative to this genomic sequence to represent the inferred CDS: inserted 1 base in 1 codon), with product MMLAKKQKMQVEADSEQQATPHTIQARLISDTGEEAGPPIDLPAGITTQQLGLICNALLKNEEATPYLFFVGEDEIKKSLEDTLDLASVDTENVIDIVYQPQAVFKVRPVTRCTSSMPGHAEAVVSLNFSPDGAHLASGSGDTTVRLWDLNTETPHFTCTGHKQWVLCVAWAPDGKRLASGCKAGSIIIWDPETGQQKGRPLSGHKKHINCLAWEPYHRDPECRKLASASGDGDCRIWDVKLGQCLMNIAGHTNAVTAVRWGGAGLIYTSSKDRTVKMWRSADGILCRTFSGHAHWVNNIALSTDYVLRTGPFHPVKDRSKSHLSLSTEELQESALKRYQAVCPDEVESLVSCSDDNTLYLWRNNQNKCVERMTGHXNVVNDVRYSPDVKLIASASFDKSVRLWRAADGQYMATFRGHVQAVYTLAWSADSRLIVSGSKDSTLKVWSVQTKKLAQELPGHADEVFGVDWAPDGSRVASGGKDKVIKLWAY
- the LOC128253560 gene encoding uncharacterized protein LOC128253560, giving the protein MLLRRCFLFPFSANRLAVRRSLHIVLHPEIRQALQHQKPVVALESTIITHGMPMPENVLTALAVEEQVRLNGAIPATIGILDGRIKVGLTREELTTLAKKPREQVIKCSRRDLPFVVSRRQSGGTTVAATMLIAHRVGIRVFATGGIGGVHREGQESLDVSADLTELGRTPVAVVCSGVKSILDIPRTLEYLETQGVCVASFESPGGVFPDFYTRDSGCKVPYNLSSAKEAAELLRSWGELKMESGLLIGVPIPEEFAAEKSKIEEAIKEASSQAKEQGISGKDVTPFLLAAIAKITEGKSLKSNIALIKNNAKVAAQIAASLCEVSTNQENPAQKSFERKPLVVGASILDLSFRVDDHNRDMKLDGATYSAVATQAAGGVGRNIAEGIYKLYGDVNLISAVGNDQMGQTLLQMMPKALQRGLILADSHNTSLCSVIFDKFGDCKLILGSMEIHQSITPETLQAHHQLFREAPLIIMDSNISEQAMASILQQAQMNKIPVFFEPTDMFIAGKPFKLLPELTKNIRLIKPNLQELKTITEAITGQQVNWNPDTDTKLPQAELLQQAKAMIKKIDCHFNCIIATLGDHGVLLSYRQDADNDARLLLDVSKATPPHCTRFYAAPMVHNIVNVSGAGDSFCAGFITALLRGRILDECVAAGFVAAEKALQSESAVPNAYFSSAETFETRYKQTVKILQQQSI
- the LOC128253559 gene encoding proteoglycan 4, whose protein sequence is MNVEKLKRLQAQVRIGGKGTPRRKKKVMHQTAATDDKKLQSSLKKLSVSTIPGIEEVNIIKDDLTVIHFNNPKAQASLSANTFAVTGHGETRKVVEMLPDILPQLGQETVVQLRMFANAMNNQKGGPSNGEEPIAVEEDDDVPLLVGDFDEVAKVEATKQPEQAPKAPAENKPKDRQQKQPQKSNEKPKEKQDNKKGQGKDNKKNDQQGNSKDKQDKNKDQVKGQPAPQANKAEAQTAEAPKQDLPKPKPEQSKPIEQKVEQPKPTKNQQKTETKPTEQKVEPPKATEKPSEKAKQTDQPKANEPKVDTQPKVTEQKMEQPKQVEQRIEVKPAEQKQETPKATPPETPPKAPTPVQKAPSPAVQTPTKAPSPAVQTLAEIVASEPPKQATPPEKPAPKIEEQPAPAKTEPPVTTAQPPKTVSPPKNTQDKPKEAISAQNATEKPKQKTPPPAKQATLAAEEPKNAPEALKAIETPKIADIAAKTPAAEVAKSTASEETKPQAPEVAKPTTPEVAKPLASQEAKPPAEEAAKPEAPEIKDSEAPAKPKDPAAAAPGKPAEAGKPASPKKERSPPSKPVTPPAPVASTTPVAAPSPVAPSTPPTTPTSMPASVAAVTPPSPAAVTPPSPAALTPPQKQNAKKQEAGGQKPKQQQPANKPQQAQKQPPGAGAGVKPQQKQPNPNPNAKPAVAPKPAQPAGKPATPKAPNQGNQPNQQQQQQGKAANKASPPKQTGATGGQQKPAANSPKTTPSPKAAGSPKATSPKAGTPPNPASAPAGPN
- the LOC128253566 gene encoding translocator protein, which codes for MADRPCAENMLRIAGAVVLPNLGGIYNGWLTRQHIQNWYAHLKFPSFKPPNWVFAPVWTSLYAGMGYGSYLVWRDGGGFGGEAARLPLIAYGTQLALNWAWSPIFFGQHNIKGGLIDIVALTATAGLCGVLFYRVNKVAGLLFVPYLAWLGFATALNYAVWKLNPEKKQALEEEEKPSGSHAKAN